ATTATTTAAAGATGTTGGTTAGCGTTTGGTGTGGCTAATATGGGAAGGTGGTGATTTTTCCTGTCCTATTTTCAGACCTTGATCACTTCAAGGCTCTGTATAAATTGGATTTCACTGTCAGGCTGGTTAAAGCACCAGAGTGCAATTGATATGGCCTGAATCTTGGAAAGCAAATACTGGCCTCCTGTCAATGGCATCCACGGAAATAACCGTTGGTTCCGCAACTCATTCACCCACCAAAGGAAAATGAAGCAGGAAAAGGAGAGGAAAACAATAATGAGATGTAAAATATATCATGTAAAAAACTTGATGCATTAAGCAAGAAATGCGAagtgtataaaaaaacaagttcacAACTTAGAAACTTTATGAGTTTTTCTAGATGAAACCAAATAACACAATGGGTTCGCAACAAGGTTGCCAAGCATTCCATCTATAATAGACTAACAAGAAACATGCGTGCAGGCTAAAAATGATCTCCAGGTTCTTCTAATCTTTCTTCTCAACGAGCTTCTCAATAAGATCAGCAGCATCCTGAACTGTTGCGATGCTTTGGGCACTCTCCTCTTCGACGCTGATACCAAATGCCTCCTCAAGTCCCATCACAATCTCAACCTGAAAGAAGTGGCGAGTGATTACAAATCACCATATGCTAAAAACAACTACTTAAACACTAAGATGATATTATCAGGTTATTTCCTTACTAAGGAAATCCCCAATACAGAATAAAGATGGAGACAACATTTTGAACTCAAAAAACAAGGCAGGAAGGCATACAAACAGAACCGCTCCTTTCACTTCTCAAGTTATTGAACAAACAATGTCTCATTTTCATCCATACCCATCACCTGAATGTCTCCCTCCATTCCATTAAATAATCAAGCCCGCATAGCCAGTGATAAGGGAAACAGGATAAACAGCTTAAACTTAGAACTGATTTCCATTCATACTTGATCTTTAGGATACAAAATATCTACTAATTAAGCAATAGTTGAATGGGCGAGACAAACAAGAACCTTTAGGTAAATATTGTActtgaaatatttcaaaagaaaacattcAGATGTATTTGTAAGATACCGTATCAAGAGAATCTGCTCCAAGTGTTGTAAACTTTGATTCCCCAGTAACAGGGATCTCATCTGATAATGCCAACTGTTTCTTCACTATTTCACACACCTTATCAATTGTTTCAGGTTTTGCCTGCTAAAGAACattaaaggataaataatgGATGAAtacaagtgaagaaattcaactAGCACATTTGCAAACAATCACACATTGGATCATCAGATTGACAAACCACATCATAGGCcttgtaaaaattatttgcaGCAGACCTCACATAGTTATAGAAATCGGACTATACCATATTATTTTCCAAAGTTATGCGGATGAATAACATAGGTAAACATCACATAATACACATAGCATTTCTTTCAGGACAATTCATGTTTTATCTAAGGAGCAGGAAAATAAAAGGCGGGCGCATTCTTGTTTTAATCAAGCATCTAGCTTTAGGCAATTCTGCACGTCTCCAATCTACATGAAATGGATGCTAAATAAAACCCTTAGCTATAaagaataatgataaaaaaaaacacttagcCTATATGTTCACCTTTACTAGGTTTATAGCATAtttccaaaatcaaaatatatcaaacaaCCAAGTCAAAATAGAAGGCAAAAGAAACAATGAAGAACATCCAAACATTGCAACATTTCAATCAAGTTTGATTTTCTAGAATAAATGTAACGGATCACTTCCCCTAAACAAGACAGTACAAGCGAAAACCATAAGATGTTAAGGCAGACTCAAAACAAGAAACATACAGCGCATGAAACCCGAAGGCGGCGAGCTGGCATAGACCGCAACCCAAAAGACAGGGTGTTTCTTCCCTGATTTGAAAGTGAAACTGGCTTCAAACCGGAGATCCTGGATGCAGCCTGTTTAATAAGGATCCAAGCACAAGCTTTAGACAATCACCAATAGCATAAACAAGAAAGGGGCATAAAGCAACAGCCAAAAGAATCCTATGAACATAGAACAACAGCTATCACTCACACCCATCAAGAGATTTCTGCTTCATGTACAAAGCAATTGCAGTGTGTCACTATATAGCCCGTTTAAAGATGACAAGAGATGTCATATCCATTATTAATCTCACAAGGACATCCCAATTAACAACTATATTTCCAAATGTATGTCACTCTAGTTAAAAAAGATCCAAACTTTGGATCCAAATTAACATTTCACTGGACTACAAATTGATCACGATATTTATGAAAACAATACAGCGAAAACACTAAAACTACACTAAGAGCAAAGAAAAACAGTTCTTATCATTAGCTAGAGATATCTAGTCACATGCAAGGTAAATATGAAATAACAAACTTCCAAGATCAAATCAAGAGCTTGAATTTAGCAACAGAtctaaaaaccaaacaaaaaagaaagaaagaaaaaatccattTGCCCATAATGCAAAAAGACATTAGACAAGTGAGCTTCATACCATTCCAGGACGAGATTGCATGGAGATGAAAGAACCTGTGGAGGCTGCCATTAGAGAGTCTCTAGAGCGAGAGAAAGCCTAAGCCTTTGGGTAGTGCGCGTGTGTGGGAGAGAGACGGAGAAAACTAAGAGAGTGAATTTGAAATACATTTGATAGTTATTTATAGGTGGTCTAATTTCGATATTGTCAAGGATGTGTGTGATTTTGTTTATTGCAAACTATACATTGACCCCTattgattcaaatttatttattttggtccttgtaGTTTCGGTTTTCTATTATCAAATATGATGTTTCCAAATACACACACGATATGCTATTGAAACGATAATGATTTACTACCATTGCTAgagttgaatttttattttaggccTTCTCggaatatttttcattttttatttatttatacaataatagtttatatattaaacttatttttcaatatctGAATAtcgttttattaattattatgaaaaattcCAAATCactcaaccaaaaaaaatcatgaacaaaTATAGCATTTAAACACAATTGCGATTAATCTTTGAGTTTATACACATTAGTTTACTTAAgctatgtatttatttatataatatatggtttttttttcctttcaaatggttttaaagtaaattttagaattttatcaaatactagtctaattttttttataaaaaaaatagaaatctcaAATGAACACCAAGCAGACAGGTTATCTGATGGTGTGTAAAATTCTTGAATTATctcataagaatatttttaaactttatgcATTTTCTAGTAGATTTGATAAATAGTGGGATTTTTTAGGaggaaataagagaaaaaaatattaaataaatcaaagggtGTGACAAATTGACCTTTGGAAAGTATTTAACATCCAAGGCCACATTCAATGCTAGTAGAAATGTCATGGTAGAGAGAAACTTTAGATTatatggactaaattgaaatgtCATACAATCTAAAGGTCTAAAAATAAttggtccttttatttttatcttgggTATGCTGAAGGAAGAGTTGGGTTAAGAGAAGGGAAGTTCTTATTGGCTAGTAGGAAAGGGGAGTAGCTAGCAGTTTGGTGACCCAAGCCAGGTGGCGTCAGATTGTAATAGCCGTTGGATTTGTAAACATAGGGATTAGTGAGGTTGGTCAAGACGGAGAAATCTAGGTTTGGGCAGTTGCCAAGTAAGCAATGGACTTTACACGTGTGCATTAATACTCCAATTTCTT
This window of the Populus trichocarpa isolate Nisqually-1 chromosome 13, P.trichocarpa_v4.1, whole genome shotgun sequence genome carries:
- the LOC7473323 gene encoding acyl carrier protein 1, chloroplastic isoform X2, giving the protein MAASTGSFISMQSRPGMAASRISGLKPVSLSNQGRNTLSFGLRSMPARRLRVSCAAKPETIDKVCEIVKKQLALSDEIPVTGESKFTTLGADSLDTVEIVMGLEEAFGISVEEESAQSIATVQDAADLIEKLVEKKD
- the LOC7473323 gene encoding acyl carrier protein 1, chloroplastic isoform X1 translates to MAASTGSFISMQSRPGMAASRISGLKPVSLSNQGRNTLSFGLRSMPARRLRVSCAQAKPETIDKVCEIVKKQLALSDEIPVTGESKFTTLGADSLDTVEIVMGLEEAFGISVEEESAQSIATVQDAADLIEKLVEKKD